From Streptomyces sp. NBC_00775, one genomic window encodes:
- a CDS encoding ATP-grasp domain-containing protein, with protein sequence MTWKTGNAPAFRAAKRLGHEVTLIRSLRMERSQHIDFTTSPYQEYVDTVHVLDDATDVGALRTCVAALHEERPIDGFVATVDALVLPVARIAEELGIPFTSAHGAATAKLKHRCRQALAAAGVDSTRHAVVGGYVEAAAFAAEVGYPVVLKPARGSASEGAHIVHDRARLWDLWRHVRPGRAPYQDGVLVEEYLTGRFLSAEIGLSHGRFLRLAVSERKTWDRHEALEVGTTIPAAIDAGLHERVMEFAEAAVRAVDLRLGIFHVEIMLGEDGRPRLIELNPRLMGSCLPNLFQLAGGGDPFELLVRIHLDEEVDVGEIAFSRYATVRWFGAADRVPKPAGPPPSLDWAHEYGDALHALTLNLPDGDVLAPCRGNLGNFGEVQVVHPDHATSIGVAEEIVARAAEQLGIEVTR encoded by the coding sequence GTGACCTGGAAGACCGGCAACGCCCCGGCGTTCCGGGCGGCCAAGCGGCTCGGCCACGAGGTGACGCTGATCCGGTCGCTGCGCATGGAGCGGTCCCAGCACATCGACTTCACGACCTCGCCCTACCAGGAGTACGTCGACACCGTGCACGTCCTGGACGACGCCACCGACGTCGGGGCACTGCGCACCTGCGTCGCCGCTCTCCACGAGGAGCGGCCGATCGACGGTTTCGTCGCCACCGTCGACGCGCTGGTCCTCCCCGTCGCCCGGATCGCCGAGGAGCTCGGCATCCCGTTCACCAGCGCCCACGGCGCCGCGACCGCCAAGCTCAAGCACCGCTGCCGCCAGGCCCTCGCGGCGGCCGGGGTCGACTCCACCCGGCACGCCGTCGTCGGCGGCTACGTCGAGGCCGCCGCGTTCGCCGCCGAGGTGGGCTACCCCGTCGTACTCAAGCCGGCCAGGGGCTCGGCGAGCGAGGGCGCGCACATCGTCCACGACCGCGCCCGGCTGTGGGACCTGTGGCGGCACGTGCGGCCCGGCCGGGCCCCCTACCAGGACGGTGTCCTCGTCGAGGAGTACCTCACCGGACGGTTCCTGTCCGCCGAGATCGGGCTCTCCCACGGCCGATTCCTCCGTCTCGCCGTCAGCGAGCGCAAGACCTGGGACCGGCACGAGGCGCTGGAGGTGGGGACCACGATCCCGGCGGCCATCGACGCCGGGCTCCACGAACGGGTCATGGAGTTCGCCGAGGCGGCCGTCCGTGCCGTGGACCTGCGGCTCGGCATCTTCCACGTCGAGATCATGCTGGGGGAGGACGGCCGCCCCCGGCTCATCGAACTCAACCCGCGCCTCATGGGTTCCTGCCTGCCCAATCTCTTCCAACTCGCCGGCGGAGGAGACCCGTTCGAGCTGCTCGTCCGTATTCACCTCGACGAGGAGGTGGACGTCGGCGAGATCGCGTTCAGCCGCTATGCGACCGTCCGCTGGTTCGGCGCCGCGGACCGCGTCCCCAAGCCGGCGGGGCCGCCGCCGAGCCTGGACTGGGCGCACGAGTACGGCGACGCCCTGCACGCGCTGACCCTGAACCTCCCGGACGGCGACGTCCTCGCGCCCTGCCGCGGCAATCTCGGCAACTTCGGCGAGGTGCAGGTCGTGCACCCCGACCACGCGACCTCGATCGGCGTCGCGGAGGAGATCGTCGCGCGGGCGGCGGAGCAGCTGGGGATCGAGGTGACGAGATGA
- a CDS encoding peptidase, protein MSTVTSFFNETRAQLGRLGLPTGDGESVADSELTFDDGCHFRIEVPTVNSAQAAETLLSESRRRGFTINRVTETRGMYRHTARELRAYAELGEEYGAQILMSVGPRAAYDIGAGVQTPEGARIGYRLRGQEQVVRAIEDVKRGVEAGVRGFVVYDEGLLWVLHRMRTAGELPADIHLKISAHCGHGNAASAQMLEMLGANSFNPVRDLPLPMIAAIREAVAIPLDCHVDNPKLSGGFVRTYEAPEFVRVAAPVYLKTGNSALEGHGVSPTPCQLDDILRQVEIVTEFLDRHLPTARQTPAGRHHVPVAG, encoded by the coding sequence ATGAGCACGGTGACCTCCTTCTTCAACGAGACCCGGGCCCAGCTCGGCCGGCTCGGACTGCCCACGGGGGACGGGGAGTCCGTCGCGGACTCCGAGCTGACCTTCGACGACGGCTGCCACTTCCGGATCGAGGTCCCCACCGTCAACTCCGCCCAGGCAGCCGAGACGCTGCTGTCGGAGAGCCGCCGCAGAGGCTTCACCATCAACCGTGTCACCGAGACCCGGGGCATGTACCGCCACACGGCCCGCGAACTGCGCGCGTACGCCGAACTGGGGGAGGAGTACGGAGCCCAGATCCTGATGTCGGTCGGGCCGCGGGCGGCGTACGACATCGGGGCGGGCGTGCAGACCCCTGAGGGCGCCCGCATCGGCTACCGGCTGCGCGGGCAGGAGCAGGTCGTCCGGGCGATCGAGGACGTCAAGCGGGGTGTCGAGGCCGGAGTGCGCGGCTTCGTCGTCTACGACGAGGGCCTGCTGTGGGTGCTGCACCGGATGCGGACCGCGGGCGAACTGCCCGCCGACATCCATCTGAAGATCTCCGCCCACTGCGGTCACGGCAACGCCGCCTCCGCCCAGATGCTGGAGATGCTCGGCGCCAACAGCTTCAACCCGGTGCGCGATCTGCCGCTGCCGATGATCGCGGCCATCCGCGAGGCGGTCGCGATCCCGCTGGACTGCCATGTCGACAACCCGAAACTGTCCGGCGGATTCGTCCGCACCTACGAGGCACCCGAGTTCGTCCGCGTCGCCGCCCCCGTCTACCTCAAGACCGGCAACAGCGCCCTGGAGGGCCACGGCGTGAGTCCCACACCCTGCCAGCTCGACGACATCCTGCGCCAGGTCGAGATCGTCACCGAATTCCTGGACCGCCATCTGCCGACGGCCCGCCAGACACCGGCCGGGCGCCACCACGTGCCCGTCGCCGGGTGA